From Oncorhynchus mykiss isolate Arlee chromosome 6, USDA_OmykA_1.1, whole genome shotgun sequence, the proteins below share one genomic window:
- the LOC110526648 gene encoding anti-apoptotic protein NR13, with translation MTAILLPSVRGESSLIAGRTMSCGLWKETLAIAEDYLSVCSIIPASGSRKAPPGPPPSDSAAAMRRQARDMEAKHRARFHALAHSFLCQCGPDPCACLRRVMEELVGDGQMNWGRVVSLFTFTGVLVRELQGEDTDQGLGNGMELGGKESCRALAETIADYLGEEKSDWMLENKGWEGFCKFFHTAREVNQDSSMKTALFAAAGVGIAGLTFLLVR, from the exons ATGACAGCGATCCTCCTTCCGTCTGTACGTGGAGAAAGCAGTCTGATCGCTGGGAGG ACCATGTCATGCGGGCTGTGGAAAGAAACCCTGGCAATAGCAGAggactacctgtctgtctgcagtaTTATCCCTGCCAGTGGGTCCCGGAAAGCCCCGCCTGGTCCTCCTCCCAGCGACTCGGCTGCAGCCATGCGGCGCCAGGCCCGGGACATGGAGGCCAAGCACCGGGCCCGCTTCCATGCCCTGGCACACAGCTTCCTGTGCCAATGCGGGCCGGACCCCTGCGCCTGTCTGAGGAGGGTGAtggaggagctggtgggagaTGGACAGATGAACTGGGGGAGGGTGGTCtctctgttcaccttcactggtGTGCTGGTCAGAGAACTACAGGGAGAGGACACAGACCAGGGGCTGGGTAATGGCATGGAGCTGGGGGGGAAGGAGAGCTGCAGGGCACTGGCGGAGACCATAGCAGACTacctaggagaggagaagagtgactGGATGCTGGAGAACAAAGGCTGG GAGGGCTTCtgtaagttcttccacacagcaAGAGAGGTGAACCAGGACTCGTCCATGAAGACTGCCCTGTTTGCTGCTGCTGGCGTGGGCATCGCAGGGTTAACCTTCCTCCTGGTCCGCTAA